The genomic interval TGACGCCGGCGCCAAGGGCTGTCTCAGCCCAAAATCGTTCTACCACAGTTTGGGCCCCTCAACCGGCCGCCGGCCGGCGTGGTTACCCATTGGCAAGAGCCACGGGACGGGTTTTTGCGCTGATTTCAGCGGTTGAACAGTTGCCGCAGCAGGTCGTTCATGGGCTGGCTGTCCTGTTGCGCCAGCGGTGGCTCGGCTTGGGTGGGGGCTTGAACGGGGGCTTGGGTGGGCGGTGCGGGCGAGGCCTGCGGCTCGGGCGCAGTCGGGGTGGCCGGCATGCCGCGGCTGCGGCTCGTACCGGTGCTGGGGCTGGTGCCGGGGCTCGTGCCCGGGGCAGCGCCGCCTTGTCCTGAGAGGCCCTGCTGGATCAGATTGCCGATCGCCTCGCCAAGCGGCCCGCCGAGCGGATTGTTCTGCGCCGGCTGTTGCGGCTGCCCTTGCGAATTGGTGGAGGGGGCGGTGCTGGTGGTACCTCCGGGCGCGTTGCCGCCAAGCCCGAGGCTGCCCAAGATATTGCCGAGGCCTCCGCCGTCGGGGCCGAACAGGCCCTTGCCCATCTCGCGAAGCTTTGCGTAGGCCGCGTCGGGATTGTCGAGCATGCCCGCCATATCCGGATAGATGCGCGGCTGCGACCAGGAGCCGTCGATCATCACGGGAATGCCAAAACCGACCGGATTGAGCGTGGAGCCCTGGCCCTGGGTCGTCATCACCAGTTTCGGCTCGACGCGAAACGCCATCAGCTTGGTGCCGAGGTCGATCGTGCCCACGCCGGTGACGCGCACCAGCGGTCCGACCAGATTGAGATCGGTCGTCACCGCCTGGCCCTTGTCGATGCGGAAGGAAGCGGAGAGCTGGGTGAGGTCGGTGCTCTGTTCCTGGCTGTCCTGCCAGCCCGAGAGCGTGCCTGAGGTCAGCGAGCGGATCATCTGCGCGACGTTGATGCCGCGGATGGCGCCGTCCTGGAAATTGGCGAACACCGTGCCCTGCATGTTCGCCATCAGGGCGCGCTGGCTGATGCCGGCGGAGCGCACCGCGATCTTCGCCTGCAGCTTGCCGTCGAGCCGGTCGAAATCGGCAAGCCCCTTCAGAAGCGGCAACGCGCGCACGCCGACGATGTCGGAATGCATGGCAAAGCTCGGTGCGCCGCTGGTCGCGTCCAGAATCACTTCGCCGGAGACCTGGCCGTCATAGGCACCGAGATTGGCCGTACCGGCCTTCAGCACGCCGCCGGCCAGCTTGACGTCGAGCGCCAGCGGCGCGAAGCGCGCCTCGCCGACGGTGGCTTCGCTGGCCGAGATCCGCACCTGCGCATCGACATAGTTGAGGCCGGAGACGTTGATCGGCTTGTCGCTCCAGGGCTGTGAGGGCGCACCGCTCGCCGGCTTCGCCAGTGGAATATCGAGTTGCTGGAAGGCGAGGTCGAGCTTCACCAGCGGCTTGCTTGCGATGTCGACCGAAGCCCAGCCGTTGAAGGCGCCGTTGCCGAGCGCGCCAGTGAGGCTGTTGATCATCACCAGCGGTCCGTTGAGCCGCACCTCGGCGTGGCCGGCGAGCTGCGATCGCAGCAGATCGGGCATGTCGATCGCAAAGTCGAGCGGGATCGATTGCCTCTCGATCGGCGGTGCCGGCGTCGTCGCCTTGATGTCGAACTTGACCGGGTAGTCGCCGGCGCGCGCCGTGCCCTTGAAGTTCACCTTGCGGTCGGCGCCGATGGTGGCGTCGGCATTGATGGCACTGAGGCGGTTCTCGATGCGGTCGCGCACGGCGGCGAACGCCACTTCGCCATCGCTGATCCGGATGCGATCGATGGTCGCGCCGCCGGCGTCCAGCGGCATTGCCGGCTTCGATGCGGTCGCATTCGGCAGGCGCTCGCGCAGCAGCTGCTGGTAGAGCACGGGATGGGTAATCACCAGCTCGCTGATCTTCGGCCGGCCCGACCAGGCGCTCGACAGCGACATGTCGGCCTGCACGCTCTCGACCGTCAGGCGGCTGATGCCGCTGCGATCCTTCGGGTCCTGCAGCGTGAGATCGTTCAGCGTCACGTTCAGCGTCGGCCACAGGCTGATCTTGGTCGTGCCCGCGATCGTCAGGCGATAGCCGGTCGCGCTCTCGACCTTTGAGGCGATCGCCGAGTTCAGGAAGCCCGAAGGGATTCCGACCATCAGGACGAGCGCGATGACGATGATGACCGCGGCGATCGTAGCGCCGGCGAATTTCACAACTCTCATGTCGACTTTCCAAAAACGGAGTGCGGCGTCGAACCCGGCAAGGTGCCACACCCGCCCGTTGCCCATCAGCTTATCCCGGGAGGGGAAACCGCTCCAAGCCGCCAAAAATAATCCGGGGGTGCTGCAAAGTTATGTGACTTATGACACACTTCTTCCCGCGGGTTTTCCGCGATTCTGATCGCGATGGTTCCCAAGGGTATAGCCAAAGGAAGTGTCGCTGGAAGCGCAAAGGGAATTGCAATGAGCAAACAGGCCGAATTTGCGGTCATTCTGAAGATGAACCCGATGTTCGCGGATCTCGGCGCGGACGAATTGCAGCGGCTGTCCAACCTCTGCCACACCCAGCATCTGGCGAATGGCGAGGTGCTGTTCCAGAAGGGTGACCCCGGCGATGCGCTGTTCGGCGTCCGCCGCGGCCAGATCCGGATCGAGACCGGCGCCTCCGACGGCAGCCGGCTGACGCTGAACTTCATGGGGCCGGGCGACCTGTTCGGCGAGGTCGCGGTGTTGGACGGGCAGAACCGCACCGCGGATGCGACCGCGGGCGAGGCCAGCGAATTGTTCGTGCTGCGGCGCGAGGATTTTCTCGCCTTCCTCGAGCGCGAACCGAAGGTCGCGATCAAAATCATCATGCTGCTCTGCCAGCGCATCCGCTGGCAGAGCGAGCGCATGGAGGAATCCATGCTGCAGCCCCTGCCGGTGCGGCTGGCCCGGAGGCTTTGTGCGCTCGCGGCCGATTACGGCTCCGAGGTGCATATCTCGCAGGAGCAGCTCGGCGTCTTCGTCGGCGCGGCCCGCGAGAGTGTCAACCGCCAGCTTCAGTCCTGGCGCAAGGAGGCGATCCTCGACCTCCAGCGCGGGCGGATATTGCTGAAGAACATGACCAAGCTGACGTCGATCGCGCGGAACGAGTAGGAGCCGCTAGCTCCTACTCCGCCGCCGGGTGGACGAGGCCCTTCGGCGCGGGCGTCGCGGCTGTTGGCGCCGACCCGGCCGGTGCAGCATGCGCCGTGTCGTGGTCGGCATCCGCGCTGGGCACGATCAGCCGCTTGCCGAAACGCCAGATCAGCGCGCCCAGATCGTCCATCACCATGAACATCGCGGGCACGAAGACCAGCGACAGCACGGTCGAGAACAGGAGGCCGCCGATTACCGCGAGCGCCATCGGCGAGCGGAACTCGCCGCCGGCGCCGACCGCCAGCGCGCTCGGCATCATGCCGGCCGCCATCGCGATCGTCGTCATCACGATCGGGCGCGCGCGCTTCATGCCGGCGTCGATCATCGCCTCCTCGCGCCGCTTGCCGGCATGGATCGCCTCGATGGCGAATTCCACCAGCATGATCGCGTTCTTGGTGACGATGCCCATCAGCATCAAAATGCCGATCCACACCGGGGTGGTGAGCTGCTTGCCTGTCACCAGCAGCGCGGCGATGGCGCCGCCGATCGACAGCGGCAGCGAGAACAGGATGGTGATCGGCTGCAGGAAGGTGCCGAACAGCAGCACCAGCACGGCATAGACCATCATCAGGCCCGCGGTGATCGCAGTGGCAAAGCCCTCCGACAGTTCGTTGAGGCTCTCGGCGTCGCCGGACGGCGAGACCCTCACGCCCTTCGGCAGGCTCTTCATGACCGGCAGTTCGTAGATCTTCTTGGTGGCATCGCCGAGCGCCGCGGAGCCGACGAGGTCGGCGGCGACGGTGGCTTGCCGCTCGCGATCGTAGCGGCTGATGCTGGTCGGGCCCTGGTCGAGCTTGACGTCGGCGATGACCGAGAGCGGCACGCCGCCCTTCTCGCCGTGCTCGCCGAGCGGCACGCGCAACTGCTCGATCGTCTTCAGATTGCCGCGCGCGGCGTCCTCGAGCTGGACGCGGATCGGCACCAGGCGGTCGCCGACGTCGAACTTTGCAAGCGCCGGACCGACGTCGCCGATGGTCGCGACGCGGATGGTCTGCGACAGGCCTTCGGTCGAGACGCCGAGCCGCGCGGCGAGATCGGCGCGCGGCTGGATGCGCAGCTCGGGCCGCTCCAGCGCGGTTTCCGAGATCACGTTGGAGATGGTCGGAATCCGCTTCATCTGCGTCGCGAGCTCGCTGGCGACGTTGTTGACGATGTTGGCGTCCACACCGGTCACGACCAGCGAGATTGCGCGCAGGCCGTTCTCGTCGAGGAACCAGAAACGGATGTCGGGGACGTTCTCCAGCTCCTGGCTGATCGAGAATTCGAGCTCGCGCTGGGTGATCTTGCGGTCGTGCTTCGGCGTGTAGTTGATGATCAGGGCGGCGCGGCGCACCTCCTGCGTCCCGGGCGGGACGCGGCCGCCGTCGACGAAGATGCTTTTCACCTCGGAGCGCTTGCGCAGTTGCGCGACGATGTCCTCGGTGACCTTTTCGGTGTAGGCGAGCTGGGTGCCGGGCGGCAGCTCGATCGCAAGCAGCGAGCGCGCGCTGTCCTGCGCCGGCAGGAAGCCCTGCGGCAGCAGCGTGATGCTCCAGATCGAGGCGGCGAAGACGCCGAGGCCGATCAGCACGGTGATGAAATAGTGCCTGACCGACCACGCCACGATGCGGTGGTAGGTCCGCAGCACGCGGCCCGGCGGCGGCTCCTCATGCGTATGGTGTTTGAGGAAATAGGCCGCCAGCACCGGTGTGACGAACCGCGCCGCGAGCAGCGAGAAGAACACCTGCACCGACACCGTGATGCCGAACTGCTTGAAGAACTGTCCGGCAATGCCCGACATGAAGCTCGCGGGCGCGAAGATCGCGATGATGGTCAGCGAGATCGCGATCACAGCAAGGCCGATTTCGTCGGCGGCCTCGAGCGCAGCACGGTAGGGCGATTTGCCCATGTTCATGTGCCGCACGATATTCTCGATCTCGACGATGGCATCGTCGACCAGGATGCCTGTCGATAGCGTGATGGCGAGGAAGCTGACGAGGTTGAGCGAGAAGCCGAGGAGGTCCATCGCCCAGAAGGCCGGGAAGATCGACAGCGGCAGCGAGATCGCAGCGATGATGGTGGCGCGCAAATCGCGCAGGAACAACAGCACGATCACGACCGCGAGGATGGCGCCCTCGAACAGGGTCGAGATCGCCGCTTCGTAATTGCCCTTGGTGTATTCGACCGAGGTGTCGATCAGCTTCAGGTCGACGTCGGGATAGGCCGCCTTCAGCGCATCGATGCGCTTCTGCACGGCGGCCGCGACCACCACGTCGCTGGCGCCCTTGGAGCGCTTGATGCCGAGCGCGACCACCGGCTCGCCGTTGAAGCGGGCGAAGGTGCGGCGGTCCGCGATGGTGTCGGTGACGGTGCCGAGGTCGTCGAGCCGCACCTCGCCGCCGCCGAACAGCGGGATCATGGTGCCGGCGAGGTCGCTCAGCGTCTTGGCGCCGGCCAGCGTCCGGATCGCCTGGTCGTTCTTGCCGATTTCGGCGCGGCCGCCGGCGACGTCGACATTGGTGCCGCGCAGGCTCTGGCTGACATTGACGGCGGTCAGCCCCATCGCCTGCAGCCGATCCGGATCGAGCGAGACCAGAATCTCGCGCTCGACACCGCCGATGCGCTCGACCTGGGCAACGCCGCGCACGCCCTGCAGCGCGCGCTTGACCACGTCGTCGACGAAGTAGGAGAGCTGCTCCGGCGTCTTGCCGGGCGAGATCGCGGCGTAGGTGACGATCGGCAGGCCGATCACGTCGACGCGCTGGATCAGCGGCTCGGTGACGTTCTGCGGCAGGTTGGAGCGCACGCGCGTGACGGCGTCCTTGACGTCGTTGAGCGCGCGATCGGTGTTGGTCTCGAGCGCGAACTGGATCGTGGTCAGCGACAGACCGTCTGTTATCGACGAGGTGATGTGCCGGACGCCTTCGACGCCGGAGACCGCGTCTTCGATGGTCTTGGTGACCTGGGATTCAAGCTCCGCAGGCGCGGCGCCGAATTGCGAGACCGCAACCGAGATCACGGGGATGTCGGCCGAGGGCAGCCGCGTCACCGCGAGCTTGGTGAAGGAGACCCAGCCGAGGATCAGCAGGATGATTGAAAAGACGACGGAAGGCAGGGGATTGCGGATCGACCATGCCGAGATATTGAGAGCCATCAGCGTACCCGCGATCGATCGATTTCATCGGCGAAGACAGTCTTGATCTGGTCGCCATCGTGCAGCGAAGAGCCGGCATCGGCCACGACGATTTCGCCGACGTCGAGCCCTTCCAGGATTTCCGTTGAGCTGTCAGACGTCAGCCCGACCCGCACCCGGCGCGTCTCGACCGTGTTTCCTTTGACCACCTGGATGGTGAGATGGTCAATGGCGGTCTTGGGAACCGCGACGCCGCAGCTCCGCTTGGCGTCGATCGAGGCGCGGGCGAACATGCCGACCTTCAACGAGGGATTGTTGGTGACCGTGATCCGCACGCGGCCGAGCTGCGTCGAGCGGTCGATCTCCGGCGAAACCAGCCGCACTCGCCCGATCAGATCGGGCGCGTCGTCACGGCTGATGCGGACGGTCGCGCCGGTATTGAGCTTGGACATGTGAACCGCCGGCACCTGCGCATCGAGCTCGATCTCGTTGTTGACGGCGATGCGGAACATCGGGCCGGCCTGCGGCGAGGCAGGAGCGCCGACGATGGTCCGGACTTCGGTGATGAGCCCGGGAGCCGAGGCTTTCAGCGAGATCGGACCCTGCGGGCCCGGCCGCTGCGGCTGTCCCGGCATTTGCGGCGGCGGGCTCAGCCGCGCCAGCTCCTGATTCTCGGTGACGACCGTGCCTTCTGAAACGAAGAGGTCGGTGACCCGCGAGCCTTCCTGGTCGGCAGAGACCACGGCCTCGCGGCGCGGCACGAAGAAGCCGGTCACCCGCACCAGGTCCGAGAAGCACGCATTGGTCGATTTCGTCACGACCACGAGCGCCTCGCCAGGCGTTTCCTTCGCCTCGGGGCGATGGCGGTTCTCGAACCAGTAATAACCGACGCCGAGTACGACGACGAACAGCACGGTTCCCGCAGGCTTGAGATATTCGGAGATGTTCATCGCCGGATCATCCTGGCCTGGTTCGCCGATGCCGGGACAAAGCCTGCGGACATCGCCAAAAGAGATTCCCTGAAACGAAGCTGCGTCCCGCAAGGGGGCGGGACGCATCGTGGAACTGCCAATTTACACAACATCACGACCGGTCACTTGAGCAATTGTGTCGCGGTCACTTCGATGCGGTGGTCTTGTTTTCCATGTTGACGACTTGCACGCGTCGGTTGGCCTCGGCCATCGGCTGGCTCGGATCCTTCAGCTTGCTCTTGCCGTAGCCGACGGTGACGAGGTCGGAGGCGGGGATGCTGTACTTGTCGATCAGATAGCGCTTGATCGAATCCGCCCGGCGCTCCGAAAGATCCTGATTATAGGTCTCGCCGCCCGCGGCGTCGGTATGGCCGGCGACGACGAAGGTCGAGCCCTTGAGATCGGGATTGGTCAGGGCGCGGCCGAGCGCCTGCACCGACGGCATCGACTTGGCACTGATGTTGGCCGAGTTGTAGTCGAAGGTGATCTCGAGATCGATATTCGGCTTGTCCTTGGCGGCGGTCGCGATTTCCTCACGCTCGACGGCCGAGAGCGAGCGCGTCGAACGGCCGCGGACGGACTGGATAAGCTTGGTCTCCGCCGCACTCGGGGCCGGCTCGGTTTGCGGGCCGATCGACAGGCCGCGGGTCAGGGGCTTCTTCGCCGGCGGGGCCAATGCCCTCACGATCTCGTCTTCGGAGACGTTCTTGGTCTTTTCGTCACCCGCGAATGCGCCCGACGGCGGCAGCATCAGCGCCGCGCCGATCGTCATGACAGAGAGGATCGCGGTAAAACCCTTTGCGGAAAATGTCATTCCCAGTCCCTCCTGCGCTGCCCGCGCGGTTCCAAAATTCCTGCAACAGGGCCCCGGACGGGCCAGGCGGCATCCTTCCGTTTGGTCTTCGCTGACCCCGCCTGGGTTCGAGCCGCGGCGGCCCCATTTCAAAAAAATATCAACGTACTCCGTAACTTGCGAATTCCTGGACGATGTTCGGGTCCATCGCCTTGGCGTTCGCAATATCGAGCGCGCCTTCGGAGGCCGAGCCGTTGCGCTGCTTGGCGATACCCCGCCCGTAGAGCGAGGAGGTCAAGCGCGGGTTGATCTTCAAGGCGGCGTCGAAATCGGCGATGGCGTTCTTCACCGCCCCGGATTTGAGGTTCACCAGGCCGCGGCTGTCGAGCGCGTCGACGAAGTTCGGGCGCAGCCGCAGCGCCTCGTTGCAGTCCTTCAGCGCACCCTGGAGGTCGCCGATCACGGTCCGGGTCCAGCAACGGTTGTTCAGGGCCTCGACGTCCTTCGGATTGATCCGCAGCGTGTCGTCAAAATCCTTGATGGCGAGGTTGTAGGCGCCCTTGCTGGCATAGACCTGACCGCGCCGGTACAGCGCGTTCACGTCGTCCGGATTGGAGGCGATCTTGGCCGTCAGGCTCTTGATGGTCGGGTCGTCAGCCAGCGCGGCGGTATCCACCGGCGCGCTCGGGCTGGTGCCGGTATCGGCCGGCTTCACCGGCGGGGGCGGCGGCGGAAGGGCGGCCTCGATCTGCGGCCTCGGCGTGGGTGACGGCGCAGGTGCAGGTGCAGGCGCAGGCGAGGGTGCAACGCTGACTTCCGGCGGCTTCGGCAGCGGCGGCGGTGCCGGCGGAGCGGGAGGCGGCGCAGGGGGCGGGTTGTTGGCGACGACCGCAGGCGGTGCAGGCGGCTGCGGCGCGGGCGCTGGCGTCGTTGCCGGCGGCGTCACATTGGTCGCCGTGGGGCGTGAGGTGTGGGCGCCCGGGATGAAGGAGAAGTCCTCCGCCAGCGAGGAGGACAGCCACGGCACCTGCTCGTTACGCGAGGCGCGGGTCACGCCCATCTTGGTGCGATTGAGCGTTTCCTCGGCCATCAGGTCGGGGACGCGGATTTCCTTCAGCAGTTCCTGCACGAACAGGCTGTGGTCGCCGCCGGTATCCGAGATCACCGAGGCGAGCGCGGCCGAATACATCACCAGCGTGCCGTTCGGCGCGATGACCGGCGCCAGCCCTGCCGAGTAGCTGCGGAAGCGCCGCTCGAACGGGTTGCGCCTTGAGGCATCGATCAGCGCGATCTTGACGCCGGCGCCACGCGTATTGATCTCGCCCAGCACGGTTTCGAGGCTGAAACCGTCTCGGCGCACGTCGGATTCGGTCCAGATCTGCGCATCGACCGGGATCATGTAGCTCTGGCGCGCCGACTGGATGCCGAAGCCGCTGAAAAACACCAGCGCGACCGAGCCCGGCTTGACCTTGCCATAGAGCTTGTCGAAGGCGCGGCGCATGCCGTCGCCGGTCAGGTTCTCGCCGATGTCGACGGTAAAACCATCGCGCTTGAGCTCGTCGGCGACGTCGCGGGCGTCGTTGAGTGGTTCCTTCAGCGGCGTATCGGCATCCGGATATTTGGCGTTGCCGATCACCAGCGCAAAACGGTCGCCGGCGGCGACGGATGGCGCGGTCGGGATGACCGAAAGCATGAGGGGCAAAAGCAGAAGGAAGCGAATTTTCATACCAGCGCGGTCCAGCCAAAAAGGCGCCGATCCAGCTTGCGCCGCGGCGACCTTAACTTACGCAATTTGCATTATCAAACCGGGGGCGGGGGCGCGTCAACCGCTTGGAGAACCGGCATTATCGCGACAATTGATCGCGACGAGGGGGCTTTGCATGAGGAGAATATTTCGCGTGTCACGGCTTCACTCGATCAAGATCCGTCCGGCGCCAAGGATGGCTCCGAGGCCGGCTCCAGAACCTCATAAGGCAGCTCTTGGGACCAAAATGTGATTGGTCTCACAGTCATCGCAAATGGATCGAGCGCTGGCGGCGTTTGACCTTTGCGACCGGCGATGGCTTGGTTCGCCGGATCGATCCTCAAGGCCGTCCTGAGAAGAAAAAGGTCAACAATGGGAAACGTCTACGAAATCTACGCGCTCCGTTACGCGACGATGTCGCCGCGCACGCCCAACATGAACTTCCTGTCGCCCGATCCGCACGAGACGACGGCGCAGGACCTGGACTACTTCGTCTGGCTGATCCGGGGACAGGGCCGCGATATCCTGGTCGATACCGGCTTCAACGCCGAGGAGGCCTCCTTACGCGCCCGCAAGCTGACGCTCAATCCGGTCGATGCGCTGGAGCGGTTCGGCGTGTCGGCGTCAGCGATTCGCGACATCATCGTGACACATCTGCATTACGATCACGCCGGCAATCTCGATCGCTTTCCGAACGCGCGTTTCCATCTCCAGGAGCGCGAGATGGCCTACGCGACCGGACGCTGCATGTGCAACGGCCTGCTGCGACATCCATTCTCGGTCGAACACGTCACGCTGATGGTGCGTCACGTCTATGGCGAGCGCGTCAGCTTCTATTCCGGCGACGGCGAGGTTGCACCCGGCGTGACGGTGCACCGCGTCGGCGGCCATTCCGACGGCTTGCAGGTGGTACGGGTCGAGACCGCGCGCGGGCCTGTCGTGCTGGCGTCCGATGCCGCGCACTACTACGCGAACCTGCAACGCAAAAGCCCGTTCCCGATCGTCTACAATGTCGGCGACATGGCAGTGGGTTGGGAGACGATCGAGCGTCTCGCCGGCCATCCCGACCGCTTCATCCCCGGCCATGATCCGCTCGTCACCGAGATCTATCCGCGCGCCAGCGACAAGGTCGATGCCTGGGCGCTGCATCTGGCGCCGTCGCGCTCGTTTGCGAAGTGATGGAAGCGAGCTCGGGCGTGTACCAAAAACCCTAACGTCTTCGGACATGTTCAACTTCCGAGACGGGCGGCGGGAGTTGTGTCAGCGAGTGCTGGAAGGATCCCCACAAGCAACGATATCGCGAGGAGATTTTCGACCCGCTATCTCCGGCGGAGAGAATACCGCCAGGTATCCTCCATCCCCTGCGAGCTTAGATGTGGTGACCTCGCGATAGCCGACGGCGGTCAATTCGCAGCGCAAGAGCTCAATTGGCGTGCCATGCTTCGACGTCGGAAGCTCAAGGTCGACAATTCCGACCCGCGCACCCTGCTTCAAGGCGGGCGCGAGATTGTAGAGGAAGGCATAGGGTTGGGCTATCTCGTGATACATGTGCACGAGGATTGCGGCATCCAGCGAGGAAGCGGGCAGGCGCGGGTCGTGTGGTTCGCCGAGCGCGAATTGCACGTTCGTCAACTTCAGACGTTCTGTTCGCCTGGCGAGCTCGATGAGGTAATCCCGCGTGACGTCCTGTGCTACGACAGAGCCGGCGGGTCCGACGAGGCGCGAGAGCCTGACCGTGTGGTAGCCACTGCCTGCACCAATGTCGCCGACTGTCATGCCTGGTTTCAATTCAAGAACACGTGCGATCTGACCGGCCTCATTGAGGGCGTCGCGGCGCTCTTCGGCGGAGCGGCGTGGGCTGACAATCCCTGCAACAGGGCGCTGCGGTGAGGGAAACTCGTTTGCAGCGACTCCGGGGGGAGCCAGATAACCTATGTCAGTGGCGTATGCGCGAGTTGCGGCAATTACCACAAGGAGCGTCGCTGCATGGGCCAGTGCCGTCACGGGCCTACCAAGCTTTCCCAGCCGGTTTAGGCGCAGTCGTCCAGGTTTTGTGAGCTTCAAATGCGGGCCCACCGTCATGTCAACGAGGTTCAATGTAGCAGGCAACTCCATCCGTGCGCCTCGCGCTTGCGCCCGCCAATCGCACCATAAGCCGACGTCTGCGCCCTCATGAGCACACGCCCTAATACGCCTGCTTCGCGTCCGCCTCTTCGCTGGTCTGGATCAGGTCGAGGCTCTGCTCGATCTTGCCGAGCAGCGCGGAAAACTGCTTGCGCTCCTGCGCCGTTAGGCAGGCGAGGATCTCGTCCTCCCGCCGCAACAATTGCGGAAAAAGTTCTTCGTAGAGCGCGCGGCCCTTCCTGGTCAGTTGCAGGCGGAATTCGCGGCGGTCGGCTTCGTTCTCGACGCGCTCGATCAATCCCTTGTGCAACAGCAGCGTCACGGCACGGCTGATCGTCGATTTGTGCGTGCGGGTGCATTGCGAGATGAACTGCGCACTGCAGGCGTCATTGCGGAAGCCGAGCGTGGCGAGCACGCGCCAGGCCGGAATGTCGAGCCCGTGGCGCTCCTGATATTCGGTCGAGAGCGCGGAACTCACCTCCGCCGCCAGCCGGTTCAGGCGGAACGGCACGAATTTGAACAGATCGAGCCGCGCCTTTGCCGTGCTCGAAGGCGATTTGGGCGCAGCTTCCTGCTGCTCGGCAGAGCGCGCTCTCAGCGCGGTGTCGCTTGATGTCTTGCCCAAGAAAAATAACTCCGAATTCCAGTTGACGCGCGGCGGCGGCCGGGCCAAGATAGTTGCACGTGAGACTATCTAGCAGATCAGGTCTCCCCTGACCAGAGCCGAGGTTAGCGCATGGCGCAGGCAAAAACCCAGTTCGGCTACCGCCGTCACCCCGATCAGGACCGCCCAGGCGCCAATCCGGCCGAGCATGCGGTCGTGGTGGTGGGGGCGGGGCCGGTCGGATTGTCGCTCGCGATCGACCTCGCGCAGCGCGGCCAGCGCGTCGTGCTGCTCGACGACGCCGACCGCATCGGCGAAGGCTCGCGCGCGATCTGCTTCTCAAAACGTTCGCTGGAATATTGGGACCGGCTCGGCGTCGGCGACCGCATGGTCGAGAAGGGCGTGGTGTGGAGCGTCGGCCGCATCTTTCACGGCGAGTCCCAGCTCTACCAGTTCAACCTGCTGCCTGAGGACGGCCACAAGCGGCCGGCCTTCATCAACCTCCAGCAATATTACGCCGAAGCCTATCTGGTCGATCGCATCACCGATTTGCCCGGCATCGATCTGCGCTGGCGCAACAAGGTGAGCGCGCTGGAACAACGCAACGACTCCGTCGTGCTGACGATCGATACGCCGGAAGGCGCTTATCGCCTGCACGCGCAATACGTCATTGCCTGCGACGGTGCGCGCTCCTCGCTGCGGCAGATGGTCGGCGCGGAATTCGCGGGCCAGGTGTTCG from Bradyrhizobium arachidis carries:
- a CDS encoding class I SAM-dependent methyltransferase, yielding MTALAHAATLLVVIAATRAYATDIGYLAPPGVAANEFPSPQRPVAGIVSPRRSAEERRDALNEAGQIARVLELKPGMTVGDIGAGSGYHTVRLSRLVGPAGSVVAQDVTRDYLIELARRTERLKLTNVQFALGEPHDPRLPASSLDAAILVHMYHEIAQPYAFLYNLAPALKQGARVGIVDLELPTSKHGTPIELLRCELTAVGYREVTTSKLAGDGGYLAVFSPPEIAGRKSPRDIVACGDPSSTR
- a CDS encoding MarR family winged helix-turn-helix transcriptional regulator; this translates as MGKTSSDTALRARSAEQQEAAPKSPSSTAKARLDLFKFVPFRLNRLAAEVSSALSTEYQERHGLDIPAWRVLATLGFRNDACSAQFISQCTRTHKSTISRAVTLLLHKGLIERVENEADRREFRLQLTRKGRALYEELFPQLLRREDEILACLTAQERKQFSALLGKIEQSLDLIQTSEEADAKQAY
- a CDS encoding N-acyl homoserine lactonase family protein gives rise to the protein MGNVYEIYALRYATMSPRTPNMNFLSPDPHETTAQDLDYFVWLIRGQGRDILVDTGFNAEEASLRARKLTLNPVDALERFGVSASAIRDIIVTHLHYDHAGNLDRFPNARFHLQEREMAYATGRCMCNGLLRHPFSVEHVTLMVRHVYGERVSFYSGDGEVAPGVTVHRVGGHSDGLQVVRVETARGPVVLASDAAHYYANLQRKSPFPIVYNVGDMAVGWETIERLAGHPDRFIPGHDPLVTEIYPRASDKVDAWALHLAPSRSFAK
- a CDS encoding caspase family protein, whose protein sequence is MKIRFLLLLPLMLSVIPTAPSVAAGDRFALVIGNAKYPDADTPLKEPLNDARDVADELKRDGFTVDIGENLTGDGMRRAFDKLYGKVKPGSVALVFFSGFGIQSARQSYMIPVDAQIWTESDVRRDGFSLETVLGEINTRGAGVKIALIDASRRNPFERRFRSYSAGLAPVIAPNGTLVMYSAALASVISDTGGDHSLFVQELLKEIRVPDLMAEETLNRTKMGVTRASRNEQVPWLSSSLAEDFSFIPGAHTSRPTATNVTPPATTPAPAPQPPAPPAVVANNPPPAPPPAPPAPPPLPKPPEVSVAPSPAPAPAPAPSPTPRPQIEAALPPPPPPVKPADTGTSPSAPVDTAALADDPTIKSLTAKIASNPDDVNALYRRGQVYASKGAYNLAIKDFDDTLRINPKDVEALNNRCWTRTVIGDLQGALKDCNEALRLRPNFVDALDSRGLVNLKSGAVKNAIADFDAALKINPRLTSSLYGRGIAKQRNGSASEGALDIANAKAMDPNIVQEFASYGVR